DNA from Pseudomonadota bacterium:
ACAAAAGGCATGGACCTTACTTCCACGACCTGTCGTAAAAGCCCGCGGCGGTTCCATGAAATACCACTTCCAGGGTACGGAACACACAGCGGCGCACAGCTGTTTCCCGGACGCAATGTCATAAAACGCGAGGGAGAAAGTCATGGCGGCCAGTCATTCGGATATCAGGGATCTTCTTGTCATCGAGTTGCAGGATCTGCTGAGCGGGGAAAAGCAGCAGGCCAAAGTTCTGGCCAAACTGGCCAGAAAAGCCAGCGACCCCGAACTGAAAGAGGCCTTTGAGACGCATCTGGAAGAGACAGAACAGCAGATCGAAAGGCTGAAACAGGCTTTTGAGCTGCTGGGGGAAAAGGCGAAAGCCCGCACATGCAAGGCCGTCAAGGGACTGGGCGAGGAAGCCATGGAGCTGATGGACGAGGATATGTCCCCCGAGCTCATGGATGCTGCCCTGATCTGCGCTGCCCAGAAGGCCGAACACTATGAAATTGCCTCATATGGCTCGGTCTGTTCGTATGCCGAGGCACTGGGAGAAGACGAGGTGGCCGACCTGATGAACCAGACCCTGGAAGAGGAAAAGGCCACGGATGAGATCCTCAATGACCTGGCCCTGGGCCATATCAACAGACGGGCCATGGGGCAGGAAACCCGGAACGTCAGGAATACAGGCCGGGAATCCAGACGGGCGTTCTGAAAGGCTCTATTTCTTTATACGTCGGGTAGGCGTAGCCTGCAGGGGATCATCCGGCCAGGAATGCCGGGGATAGCGTCCCCGCAGGTCCGCCCGCACCTGTGCATAGGTATTCGCCCAGAAACCGGCCAGGTCACGCGTAACCTGGACCGGCCTGTGGGCGGGGGACAGCAGGTGGATGAGAACAGGCATGCGCCCCCCGGCCACGCGGGGCGTCTCCGCCAGGCCAAACATTTCCTGCAGCCGTACGGCCAGCACAGGAACATCACCAGAATAGTCCAGCGCCACCCGGGACCCGCTGGGGACTGTAATATGGGATGGCGCATGGCTGTCCAGCCGCTGGCCCATGCTCCAGTCCAGCATTCCCCGCAGAATACCCCCCATATCCAGCCGGGACAGGTGCTCCCGCCGGCTCATGCCAGCAAGATAAGGCATCAGCCAGTTCTCAAGCGTTTCCATAAGGAACCTGTCCGACACATCAGGCCAGCCGGTGTCCGGTTCCTCCCGCTGCAGAAAGGCCATCCGTCCCCGCAGGGCAATGCTGTCCCGGTCCCAGGGCAGACAGGCCAGTCCCATCTGCCGGATCCCTTCCATCAGCGCAGCCGCTACCCTGTCCGGATCCGGTTCACGCAGGGGAGCATCATCCAGCACCAGGGCCCCCAGCCGCAGCTGGCGACGGGACAGGACAGCCTGGTCCCTGTCACTCCAGCCGATGGTATCTTCTGCGCGGATGAGGCTGCCGAAAACCCGTTCCAGATCCTTCCGGGCCAGCGGTGCGGCCAGATAAATCCTGGACTCTCTTTCCCCTCCCTCCACCGAAGCCACGGCCAGAAGGCCTTCCTTCGCCAGGGAATCTTCCGCAGCCAGAACAGCCCCGCGGCCATTGGCCAGCAGAAACTGGCCTGTGTTACCACCCCGGCGCAGCGCGATGCGGTCGGGATACGCCAGGGCCACCAGAACCCCCTCAGGTGTTTCCAGATCCCCTTTCCCGCCCGGCAGGCTTTTCAGGGCAGAGCGAATCTGGTCCGCAGCCTTGCGCGCGTGGGCTACTGCACCCCTGTCTGCCGACAGGTCCGCCGGAAGGTTCCTGTCTTTTCCCGCCAGGGCCTGCAGGCGCCAGTGGATATCTGCCGGACGCGTGCGGCTGACGCTGCGCACCACGTCCCGCTCCGCCAGGACAGCCGCCGTATCCGCTGCCATGTCCCGAAGACCCATGCCAGCAGCTTTTACGGCCATATGGGACAGACGGGGGTGAAGACCCAGCCCCTGCATGCGGCGGCCATGGTCGGTCACAGCGCCTGTGCTGTCCAGCGCCTCCAGCTGCTGCAGCAGATCCCTGGCTACAGCCAGGGAAGCCTCAGGCGGCGAATCCAGCCACACAAGCGAGCGTGGATCCCTGATGCCCTGACAGGCCAGCTCCAGCGCCAGCGGGGCAAGGTCAGCCTCCCTGATCTCCGGACTGTTGAACCGGGGCAGCAGACGGTGCTGCGGCCCGGTCCACAGACGCCAGCAGATCCCCGGCTCCAGCCGCCCGGCGCGCCCGCGCCGCTGGTCGGCAGAGGCCTGCGACACCGGCACCGTCTCCAGCCGCGTCATGCCAAGGCGCGGGTCAAACTGCGGAATGCGCATCAGGCCGCAGTCGATTACAATACGGATCCCTTCGATGGTCAGGCTGGTCTCGGCAATGGCTGTGGCCAGGACTACCTTGCGCACCCCGGCGGGCGCGGGCGCAATAGCCCGGTCCTGCTCCCCCTGCGATAGATCTCCGTACAGGGGCGCAAAAATGACAGAGGGACTTTCCAGCCCTGACAGCATCTCCTGCACCCGGCGGATTTCTCCCTGCCCGGGCAGGAATACCAGGATGCTGCCCTGCTCCTCCTCCAGCGCCTGACGGATCTGGCGGGCCACGGCTTCCTCGATCCGGCCCTGGACAGGCGCCGGCAGATACCGGGTCTCTACCGGGAAAGTACGCCCCTCGCTGGTCAGGACCGGCGCATTGTCCAGAAGCGCTGCCACAGGCGCCGCATCCAGGGTCGCTGACATGACCACAAGGCGCAGGTCCTCGCGCAGCAGCTGCATTTCCCGCGCCAGCGCCAGGGACAGGTCCACGTCCAGGCTGCGCTCATGGAATTCGTCAAACAGGATCGCACCTACGCCATCCAGCCCCGGATCGGTCTGCAGGCGGCGCAGGAACAGGCCGTCGGTGACCACCTCGATCCGCGTGCCTGCACTGACCCTGCTGTCAAAGCGCACCCGGTACCCCACCGTGCGGCCCACAGGCTCGCCCAGCGTATCGGCCATGCGTCTGGCCGCGGCCCGTGCCGCCAGACGACGGGGCTCCAGCATGATGATCTTCTGTCCCTTCAGCCAGGGCTGGTCCAGCAGGGCCAGCGGAACGCGCGTGGTTTTTCCTGCTCCCGGCGGTGCCTGGAGAACAGCGCAGTTACGGGAAGAAAGCGCAGCACACAGATCCGGCAGCAGGAAGTCTACCGGTAATACATCCATATTAAAGCATGTGTTCCAGAACAGCCTGCGCGCTTGAGACGTCAAAAGCGCCCTGCTTCTCGACAGCCAGGGATTTTACCACGCTGTCCTCAACCACCATGGCAAAGCGCTGGCACCGGGTACCCATGCCATAGCCGCGGCCATCCATGACCAACCCTATGGCTTCGGTCAGTTCGGCATTGCCGTCGGGAAGCATCTCGATCGCACCGTTCACGCCGGACTGCCGGAACCAGGCGGCCAGCACAAAGGGATCATTGACCGCCATGCACACAACGCGGACTACACCTTTGGCCTGGAATTCCTTGCCCAGCTCGACAAATCCCGGCAGATGCTTGAGTGAACAGGTGGGCGTGAAAGCTCCAGGAACCCCGAAAAAAACAACCTTTCCTTTGAAAAGCTCGTCCGTCGTTACTTCCCGCATGGCGCCGTCGGTCCAGCGCTTGAGGGTCATGGAAGGAATGCGGTCGCCCGGCTTGATGGTCATGGTCTGCTTCCCTGCAAAAAGGATTTCTGTGACTATAATCATATCACAGAAAAACTGAAGACAGTACGTGAAAGTAAAAAATTCCTTGGTCTTCCGGAACCAGCCATTATCCTTGCGGCCAGTTATATCCCGGAGCAGAATCCCATGAGCACGACAGTCCACCTGTTTGACCTGGACCAGACCCTGACAGACGAGGGTTGTCATCAGCCCCTTGTGGAAGCCTTTGGCAGGAATGTTCCTGCTTTCATCTCCAGGTTTCTGGGCATTTCACGGGAACAGGCCATAAAAGAAAATACAGCCCTTTACCGGAAACATGGATCAACACTTTATGGCCTTCAGGCCGAACATCCGGACCGGTTCGATCCGGAGGAGTATTTCAAAGCCGCGTTCGGGGGAATTGATTACAGCACCGTGAGGAAGAACGAGGCCTTGATCAGGGCTTTCCGGATCAGGCAGGAAAGAGAGCCTGATCTTGTCAATGTCATCTTTACCAACAGTGCCGGATTTTACGCGCACGAGATGACCCGCGCCATTGGAATTCATGAATTTTTCAGTCACTTTCTGGACCCCCTGTCGGTAGGCCTCATACCAAAGACAAATCCGGCGGCCTTTGTCCGGGCCTGCCGCCATCTCGATGTCCCTCCATACAGGGCCCGCATGCATGAGGACTTGACGGCCAATGCCAGAGCCGCGCACGAGGCGGGACTGGAAACAGTCCTCGTGCTCCCGGGACATAAGGACATCAGCCTCATCCTGCTGCTTGACGTGGATTATGTAACCTGTGATCTTGCAGATTTTCTGGCCAATCCTCCCCGGACAGTGTCCCGGAACCACCTCCGGGTCTGGAATCCCGCCGGTCCCCGCGCCTGATATGGCATAATCGGTCCCAAATCCGGTGTGGCTTTCCGGGGTCGAATCTTCTAGGATGAAGGGGTTTTGTCAGAGTCCCGATTCCTGCAAGGTTTAATACCAATGAGCAATACCTCGTCCGAAGCCGCCGCCCCCAACCAGTACGGCGCTGAGTCCATCACCGTTCTGCGCGGGCTGGATGCCGTGCGCAAGCGCCCCGGCATGTACATCGGCGATACGGACGACGGGTCGGGCCTGCACCACATGGTGTACGAGGTGGTGGACAACGCCATTGACGAGGCGTTGGCGGGCCACTGCGACCTGGTCGAGGTGATCCTGAACGCCGACGGCTCGGTCACCGTACGCGACAACGGGCGCGGTATTCCGACGGATATTCACCCCGAGGAAGGCGTCTCGGCAGCCGAGGTGGTCATGACCCAGCTGCACGCGGGCGGCAAATTCAACCAGAATTCCTACAAGGTCTCCGGCGGTCTGCACGGCGTGGGCGTGTCCGTGGTCAACGCCCTGTCCGAAACACTCGACCTGCGCATCTGGCGCGACGGCAAGGAACACACCATGCGTTTCCGCCATGGCGTCGCCGAGGCACCGCTGGCCGTGGTCGGCAACGCCGACGGCCGCAAGGGCACCGAGGTTACTTTCCTCCCCTCCAAGCAGACCTTCACCAAAACTGAATTCGACGCGGCCACGCTGGAGCATCGCCTGCGCGAGCTGGCGTTCCTCAATTCCGGCGTGCGCCTGGTGTTCTCCGACCTGCGTGGCGTGGAGCCCAAGGTCACTGAACTGCACTACGAAGGCGGTCTGGAAGCGTTCGTGGCGTACCTGGATCGCTCCAAGGAGGCGCTGCACAAGCCCGCCATCATCACGAAGGGCGAACGCGACGGCATCACTGTGGAAGTGGCCATGCAGTGGACCAACAGCTATCACGAAAGCATGCTGTGCTTTACCAACAACATCCCGCAGCGCGACGGCGGCACGCACCTGGCGGGCTTCCGCGCGGCGCTGACCCGCACCATCAACAAATACGTGGCGGAAACGCCTGAAGCCAAGAAAAGCAAGGTGGACATTGGCGGTGACGACGCCCGCGAAGGCCTGACCTGTGTTCTGTCGGTGAAAGTGCCTGACCCGAAATTCTCCAGCCAGACCAAGGACAAGCTGGTTTCCAGCGAGGTCAAACCCGTAGTGGAAGGCCTAGTGGGCGAGGCTCTGGGCACCTGGTTTGAAGAGCACCCCAACGAAGGCAAGATCATCGTCCGCAAGATTGCCGAGGCCGCCGCCGCGCGCGAAGCCGCCCGCAAGGCGCGCGAAATGAGCCGCAAGAGCCCGCTCGGGATCGCCTCCCTCCCCGGCAAGCTGGCCGACTGTCAGGAAAAAGACCCGGCGCTGTCCGAACTGTTCATCGTCGAGGGTGACTCCGCCGGCGGCTCGGCCAAGCAGGGCCGTTCGCGCCAGAACCAGGCCATCCTGCCCCTCAAGGGAAAAATCCTGAACGTGGAACGTGCGCGTCTGGAAAAGATGCTGCAGTCCGCCGAGATCGGCACGCTGGTTACCGCCCTGGGCACGGGCGTGGGTGCGGGCAATTTCGACCCGGAAAAAGTGCGCTATCACAAGATCATCATCATGACCGACGCTGACGTGGACGGCAGCCACATCCGCACACTGCTGCTCACCTTCTTCTTCCGCCAGATGCCGCAGCTGATCGAACGCGGGTACCTGTACATCGCCCAGCCGCCCCTGTACGGCCTGAAAAAGGGCAACAGCGGCAAGATCGGCACGTACATGAAGAACGACCAGGCGCTGGAAGATTACCTGATCGACCAGGGCCTGGGCGACACGGTGTTTATGGACATGGCCGGCAAAAAGCCGCGCACGAATGATCTGAACGCGGCGGTGCAGCAGGCGCGGGCCCTGCGACCATCGCTGGAGACTCTGGCGCGCAAGGTGCGCAGCCTGGCTGTGGTGGAACAGGCCGCGATCGCAGGCGTTCTCTCCGCTGATCTGCTGCAGGATAAAACCCATGCAGCGAAGGCGGCCGACGCAGTGGCCAAACGCATGAACGCACTGGGTGAAGGCGGCTGGAGCGGCGAAGTGGACAAGGCCGACGACGGCTTTGTATTGATCCACAAGTCGCGCGGCGTGACGCACCGGTATGTCTTCGACGCCGACACGATCCGCAGCATGGAAGCCCGCCGCCTGGACGGCGCCGCGGACGACCTGAAGAAACTGTATAACGAAGCCGGCAAGCTGGTGCACAAAGGCAAGGACCTGCGCGTGGTTCACGGCCCTGTGGACCTGCTGGACGGAGTCATGGAAACCGGCCGCCAGGGTGTGAACATCCAGCGCTACAAAGGCCTGGGCGAAATGAACCCCGACCAGCTGTGGGAAACCACGCTGGATCCAACTCGCCGCACGTTGCTGCAGGTGAAAGTCCACGAAGTGACCGAGGCTGAACAGGTCTTCTCTACCCTCATGGGCGACATCGTCGAACCCAGACGCGACTTCATCCAGGACAACGCCCTGAAGGTCGGGAATCTGGATGTGTAACCCTTACCTCTCCTCTCTTGTCCCGCCGAAGCTCTGAAAGAGCGAAGGCGGATGAGGGAGAGGTCGTCTCGCCGAAGCGTAGCGCAGGCGGAAGGGTGAGGGGTAAATCAGCCCCTCTCCCTTCCATGACATCCTGAGCGACTTGTCCGCCGAAGCCTTGGCGAAGGCGGAAGCGTTACGCAGTAACGCGCAGTCGAAGGATCTTATGGCAAGACAGGATCCTTGCATCCTTTTCCTCTCTCCTGTACATCTGGCGCTGACGTTTGAAACCGTCACGATACCGGTTCACCGCTCCCGCAGAGCGGATTTATTGTGCCTTTTTTGGGCGCAATACGTCCTTTTCTATGTCGGGAGTGGGGTGAATGCAGCTGCGCCGGTATTCCCTCTCACCCTGCCTGCCCCGCCGACTTGTCCGCCATAGACTTGGCGACGGCGGAAGCCTCGGCCAAGGCGGATGGGAGAGGAAAGCGCCTAGCGCAGGGTGAGGGGTAAATAATGAATCTCCCTCTCCTCTCCAGCTGGAACCGGAAAGGTGATTTACAGAGAGGAATGCATTACTTTCGCTTTTATAGGGCATATTGATCAGATTATATAGATAAGGATAAAAATCATGCTGACATTTTCTGAGGTAGAGAAGGCCAGAGAGGCCACCCAAGGGACAGGACAATGGGAACTACCAGAGCCTGACATATCTATCGCCCAGCTGTTTGCGTTAGAACTCTGGGTAAGGGCAGCCAGAAAATTTATTCAGGATGGCATTTCAAATGAAGTATTAAAAAATGTTGTATTGAGAGAACTTATACGTGGCCTTGTTTTACACACCAAGGAGCGAATTAATCCTGAAAATCTCGAGGCGCTTAATGATTTGCGCCGTGCGACAGGTCCTGCTTTCAAATCACATTTCTGTGCGGCTGTAAAAAGCATGCCATACAATGAGGATTCGGACAACAATTTTTCACTGCTCTTTATGCGGCTTGAGCACGATCAGGAACTGGCAGAAGCATTTGACAGGCAAAAAATATCAGGCATTGCAAAAAACAGCGTACTTTTCTTTTTGGAAAAGAAACTGGCGATGCAATTAATTTAAAGAGAGAAATAACGCTGCAATTTTCTCCGCCCCGTTTCGAAGCGCTTGAACAAGAGCATGGCGACCGCATATTCAGACTCCCGATCGCATTGATGGATATGCCTCTTGGGGACAGGAGGAAATTACTTCAGGCAGTCGACGTGGCAGGTTTGGCCAGTAAAGGAATTACCGAATTTGAATTCAATGGCGCAAGACTTCTTGGAAACCTGGCGTGTTATGTGGATCATTATCCATGCTGGCAGGAAGGCATAAAAAAAGCTTTTCGCGACTCTTCCGCTACTTACAGCTATGCACATATCGCTGCCGTACTCGATCTGATCCCAAATATGAGGCCATATTTTCTGGCGGCGACCCTGACTGACAGAAACATTGTCCAGAATACAATCACCCAGCCTGTTGCACCAAGTGGTATAGAACCTGTTCTTCCCCTGCTTGGGCCTGACTGGCTGATGCAGGCTCTTGGTGCCCATGGGCACAATATCAATTCATCGAACCTGGTCAGATTTTTAGCAGAGACCAGAAAAATGTATGTTTTTTCTCTGGTTGAAGACAATGGCTGGACCCAGAAACGGGCAGAACAGGCCTTCAATTCACGATACATGGCCCCTGCTTGTCACGGTATGGAACATTGTTTTTCCGCTCACGAAACAGAACGTCAGCAAATAAAACGCGTAACGGACTATGACAGGATTTCTCAAGACAGCTCCGATACAGATTCTGCCACAATTGCCTCGGCCCTGCATCAGGCAGCGCTGAAGGGAATAGCTCAACGCCAGCAATTAAAATGCGGATAAATGAACCTTCTTCTCCTCTCCAGCTGGCGGTATTTTTCGCCTGATCTGCACCGCATATTCGATCGGCCACTGAAAGACCTGGACGTCGTGCGCATTCCCACCGCGGCGTTCGGGCACAACACCCAGGAGTGGCTGGAGCCGGAAAAGGCCTGGCTGCAGGGTCATATGAAAAGCTTCGCCGACTTTGACCTGCGCGGCAAAATGGTCGACGAGGTCCGGCAGGCGCTGGCCGAGGCTGATATCATCTATGTCACCGGCGGAAATACGTACTTTCTTCTGGAGCATGTGCAAAAGAGCGGCTTTGCGAAAGTTCTGAAAGAATGCCTGAACCGGGGCGCGTGGTACATGAGCGCCAGTGCGGGCAGTATCCTCGCCTGCCCGGACATTGACCACATCCGTCCCATGAACGACCCATCCTGCGCCCGGCTGGACGATACCAAAGGCCTTGGCCTTGTACCCTTTCTGATCATGCCCCACACCGACCAGCCCGCTTTCGCCACACTGACCCAGAAAATCGCCAGAGAACAGCATCAGACCATCCTCGGTCTGCGCGACGACCAGGTTTTGTGTATAAGAGATGGGTATGTGGAGGTTTTACAGCAGCGCCAGTCCTGACTTTATCAGGATCCACCAGGCCATTTTTCCCTGCATTGGTTTCATGGTAAGAGTCAATCCGGTCAAGAATCAGCAGGGAAAGAAAAAAGCCATGGAAGTCCAGATCCTGAACAATAAAACCAATACGGTGGAACTGCGCTATGTCCGTGTTACAGAAAATCTGTTCGCTGACCCTGTAACATATCTGCACGTACACGGTTCTTTTCCAGATGTGGATACCGTTGACGCACTGTTTCAAGGTGCTGGAATCCCTGTGGATGCACCTGACAGCCGGAAGCCTGATATCTATGTCCGTGACGGGAATATAAACAAGGCCCTGAAAACCCTTCACCTTCGCGTCGGAGAAGGACCGGTGTTCTCGCCCGATGAAGGGCGGGATTATTCACACACGGCGTTCCGCTTGCGGACCCTGCCGCCCGTCCAGATTGACATACATGCCAACCGCATGGCCCTGACCGTACATGGCGATGCCCTTTCCGTGCATGTGCTTTGGAAAGCCTTCGTCAGATTTGAACCGAATTCAGGCGTTGCAAATACACCACTGGCGGTCGGTCAGAAAAGTTTTTCCGTCTCCGGGTGGATGGAGGCCCATATGGCCATAGAGTGCTGGGAGCAAAAGGGGTATATTTCCGCAGAAGCCGCCCACAGGCTAAAACAGCTTCTGAAGCAGCCAGCCGTCCCTGCTGCGCCGGCTCTTTCTGGCCCGGCAGGCGGATAAGAGCCACTTGCTGCCTCCCCTCCTCCACGCCATCCAGGCCAAAACTGAAAGAATCAACAAAAGGCCGTTCATCATTGCCGTTTCCGGGTTTGCAGGATCGGGGAAGTCGACGCTGGCGGGGCGAGTGGCAGAGACGCTCCGCGATACAGAAATAATCCCTCTCGATCACTTCATCACGCACCGGCTGGTGCACCGGGACGAGGACTGGAGTGGCTTTGACCGGGAACGTTTCCGGCGCGAAGTGCTGATCCCTGCGCGGGAAGGAAAATCCATCACGTACGGCGTCTACAGCTGGCCGGACGATGCCATCACCAGCCACAGGACCGTGCCGCCTTCGCTTTTCCTGATCGTCGAGGGATGCAGCCTGTTTCATCCCGACCTGCTGCCGTACTATGATTTCATCGTCTGGATCGACATGCCGCTGGAGGAATCTGCCCGCCGCGGCGCTGCCCGCGACAAGGCCCTGGGCGCCGACCATGACAAAAACTGGCAGGATATCTGGATGCCCAACGACCGCGACTTCTTCCAGAAATACTCCCCCCAGACAGCAGCGGATTTTGTGTATGAAGATGTTTAGGAACACCCCGCTCACCCAGCGCGATCCATCAATTTTCTGCACTGCAACACACAGCCATTTCTGACAGAAATCTTGCAAATTCAGGGTATTTTCCTGTATTGTGAAGCCTTGAATATAACAGGGGTACCCAGGGACACCATGCAGACCAAAGTTGCCGAAATCGCCGATGGAATCTATCGTCTCTCCACCCTCGTGCCGGACATCGCCCCGCCCGCCGGTTTTGTGTTCAACCAGTTCCTGGTTCTGGGGGACGAGCCGCTCATGTTCCACGCGGGTCTGCGCAAGATGTTTCCGCTGATCCGCGAGGCCGTCAATCGTATCGTGCCGGTGGAGAAACTGCGCTGGATCACCTTTGGCCATTTCGAGGCGGACGAGTGCGGCGGCCTGAACGACTGGCTCGCGGTTGCACCCCAGGCGAAGGCGGCTCACGGGGCCACCGGGTGCCTGGTGTCGCTCAACGACGTGGCGGACCGCACCCCGCGCGAGCTGGCCAACGGCGAGGTCATCGACCTGGGCCGGGGCAAAAAGGTGCGCTATATCGACACGCCGCACACGCCCCACGGCTGGGACGCCGGCCTGCTGTTTGAGGAATCCACGAAGACCCTGCTGTGCGGCGACCTGTTCACCCAGCTGGGCGACGGGCCGGCCCTGGTGGAAAGCGACATTGTGGGGCCAGCGATCATGGGCGAGGATCTGTTCAGATATTCGTCCCTGAACCCGAATATGGGAACCACAATCCGCGGCCTGGCGGACCTTGCGCCGCGCACCCTGGGACTGATGCACGGCCCGTCGTTCGCGGGCGACGGCGCCGCAGCCCTGCGGGCCCTGGCGGATGATTACGACCGGCGCACCACAGACCGCACTCCAGTCGCCGACGAAACCCGGGTTGCGACGTAAGCCGCTGACATAGATCTGAAAAAGCATGGGTAGATATCCGGCTTTCATTCTTTTGACGGCGATTGCCTTTCCCCCCAGGCGGGGGACAAAAGGCTGGACAAAGTCGATCTGGGGGGTACGACCGGAAATATTCCCGTCTGCGAATCCTGCGCCATACCTCCGGTTTCGATGACGACACCGCACAGGTCGCCCGGCGCTTCAGGGACGCCCGATCCGCCGCCCTGCAGAACGGGGGCCGTGACTTCCAGTGCCGATAGCGGACCCTGAACTGCGCCCTGTATAATCCTTATTACTTACATCATTTTTTGCTACTCATGATTTATGAGTGAATCGCAAAATGAAGCGCTTCCCGCCTGGGGCGGATATGGCCATGAAACATCAACGGCTTATATGGATGCGCATGAGAGGCTGCTTTACGCCCTGATTCAACTGGCCGTCCAGCAGGGAAAGACTGTCCGGGCTCTTGATCTTGCCTGTGACCGGGGGACCACATCACAACGCCTGGCCGAAGCTGGCGCCCATGTGGTGGCTGTTGATCTCAACCTGGAAACAAAAGCGCGCCTGGAAAATTCAGAACGTATCGAGTTCATACAGTCGGATATCCGCGATCTGCCTGAAACTGTATGCAGGCAGAAATTTGACTTCATCCTTTTCCAGCGCGCCCTGGACTGTATTCCTTCCCCGGACGGCATCCGCGTCCTGAAATCAATACAGGACATGCTGAAGCCCCATGGAAAGCTGTTCATGACGGTGAGCAGTCCTGAAGCAGACTATGCGGCAGGATATGAAGGAAGGAACGTCCCCCTGGAAAAACGTTTTCATGAACTGGCCCCGGAATTCCAGCGAGAACATCACTTTTTCCAGAAAATCTGCATGTATGGAAAGGAAGAGCTTCTTCACATTCTCCGCAGACAGGACTGGCGGGTAGATGTTGCCTTCATGTCCGCCAGCGGCAGCAACAAGATTGTCGCCCGGAAGCCACCCTGGTGGCAAACTCGTCAGATCCGGACGATGGCCGCTGCAGCATCCCTGGTGGCTCTGTCCTGGCCGGTTTCAGGCATTATTTCCCGGTCCCAGGCTCCCCAGTCCCCCGAAAATCTGCCAGAAACCTCTTCACAGGTCGATATCGAGGATCTGATAGAGAACTCGGAAACTTTTGCAATGACCCGCCGCAATAAGACCGGAAAAGAAATTGTTGTTCTGGCATCTGCCCCCTATCTGCATGATCCTGATGCGATTCTGAACCTGAAAGAGACACTTCCTTCCCGCTGGCGGATGAAGGAAACGGCGATAGAATTCTCGGGGCAAAACTATACTGTTTATTACGTACCACGATACCGGCCGCATTATGTTTCAAGTTATACACACGGGTTGTCGCCCAAACCCTGAACAGAAGAAGTCATTTTTTCAGCTTCGCACTGTGCGCATTGTAGTGCGTCCAGATCATGCGGGCGGCGACGCTGCGGTGCGGGCGCCAGGGCTCGCCAAACGCCAGCATCTCGGCCTTTGAAGGCTTGCCGGGAAGGCCCAGCAGGTTCTGCACGCCCAGTACGATGCCGAGGTCATCAACAGGCCACACGTCCAGTCGGTGCAGGCTGAACATCAGGTACATCTCCGCCGACCAGTTGCCAAAGCCCTTGATCTGGCGCAGCGCGGCGATGGCCTGCGCGTCGTCCAGCCCGTGCACATGGTCCAGGTCCAGCGTTTTTATCGCCAGCGCC
Protein-coding regions in this window:
- a CDS encoding phosphoglycerate transporter is translated as MLPPLLHAIQAKTERINKRPFIIAVSGFAGSGKSTLAGRVAETLRDTEIIPLDHFITHRLVHRDEDWSGFDRERFRREVLIPAREGKSITYGVYSWPDDAITSHRTVPPSLFLIVEGCSLFHPDLLPYYDFIVWIDMPLEESARRGAARDKALGADHDKNWQDIWMPNDRDFFQKYSPQTAADFVYEDV
- a CDS encoding MBL fold metallo-hydrolase, which produces MQTKVAEIADGIYRLSTLVPDIAPPAGFVFNQFLVLGDEPLMFHAGLRKMFPLIREAVNRIVPVEKLRWITFGHFEADECGGLNDWLAVAPQAKAAHGATGCLVSLNDVADRTPRELANGEVIDLGRGKKVRYIDTPHTPHGWDAGLLFEESTKTLLCGDLFTQLGDGPALVESDIVGPAIMGEDLFRYSSLNPNMGTTIRGLADLAPRTLGLMHGPSFAGDGAAALRALADDYDRRTTDRTPVADETRVAT
- a CDS encoding class I SAM-dependent methyltransferase, with the protein product MSESQNEALPAWGGYGHETSTAYMDAHERLLYALIQLAVQQGKTVRALDLACDRGTTSQRLAEAGAHVVAVDLNLETKARLENSERIEFIQSDIRDLPETVCRQKFDFILFQRALDCIPSPDGIRVLKSIQDMLKPHGKLFMTVSSPEADYAAGYEGRNVPLEKRFHELAPEFQREHHFFQKICMYGKEELLHILRRQDWRVDVAFMSASGSNKIVARKPPWWQTRQIRTMAAAASLVALSWPVSGIISRSQAPQSPENLPETSSQVDIEDLIENSETFAMTRRNKTGKEIVVLASAPYLHDPDAILNLKETLPSRWRMKETAIEFSGQNYTVYYVPRYRPHYVSSYTHGLSPKP
- a CDS encoding DNA-3-methyladenine glycosylase 2 family protein, which codes for MHDYLKLARGLAKKDRRLKACLEAGPPLDLGRAPGFASLLRIIIGQQVSVAAAASIWRKVEAALDSLAPETLLALEEDALRACGLSRQKIGYARGLAQALAIKTLDLDHVHGLDDAQAIAALRQIKGFGNWSAEMYLMFSLHRLDVWPVDDLGIVLGVQNLLGLPGKPSKAEMLAFGEPWRPHRSVAARMIWTHYNAHSAKLKK